A region of Candidatus Leptovillus gracilis DNA encodes the following proteins:
- a CDS encoding sugar transferase has product MSYRLDYEVNLEVKTDTLEHESQITFSSYTHISAEYPQTWWTNVSAEQALLRGSQYQLAKRGTDLLLAAVSFPVWLMIIGICGLLIKLESPGGPVFFKQLRTGKDGNRFQMVKFRTMIPGAEEMKQELMHLNELQWPDFKITTDPRITRVGRWLRKTSLDELPQLINVWRGEMSFVGPRPTSFAAETYELWQTERLDVLPGITGLWQVIGRGSMEFDERVRLDIAYIDRQCLRLDFLILLHTVTAVLTQRGAY; this is encoded by the coding sequence ATGAGTTATCGTCTGGATTATGAAGTAAATCTTGAGGTAAAGACCGATACGTTAGAACATGAAAGCCAGATAACATTCAGCAGCTATACGCACATTTCGGCAGAGTACCCACAAACCTGGTGGACGAATGTTTCCGCAGAGCAGGCGCTTTTGCGTGGATCGCAGTATCAATTGGCAAAGCGAGGGACGGATTTGCTGCTTGCTGCCGTCTCTTTCCCAGTTTGGTTGATGATTATTGGCATTTGTGGCTTGTTGATTAAGCTGGAAAGCCCTGGCGGCCCAGTTTTCTTTAAGCAGCTAAGAACCGGCAAAGATGGCAATCGTTTCCAGATGGTTAAATTTCGCACGATGATACCGGGTGCGGAAGAAATGAAGCAAGAACTCATGCATTTAAATGAATTGCAGTGGCCGGATTTCAAGATTACAACCGATCCGCGCATCACGCGGGTAGGGCGCTGGCTGCGTAAAACGAGTCTGGATGAACTACCGCAGCTCATCAACGTCTGGCGTGGTGAAATGAGTTTTGTCGGACCCCGTCCGACTTCGTTTGCGGCGGAAACGTATGAATTATGGCAAACGGAGCGGCTGGATGTGCTGCCGGGCATCACCGGTTTGTGGCAGGTGATCGGCCGTGGCTCGATGGAGTTTGACGAGCGGGTTCGGCTGGATATTGCTTATATTGATCGTCAATGTTTGCGGTTGGACTTCTTGATTTTGCTGCACACGGTAACGGCCGTTCTGACCCAACGAGGCGCCTATTGA
- a CDS encoding response regulator, giving the protein MNKSRSQNIHVVYVEDEPSIAQLLVSGLGLFGITVHPVFMSAEALLEKYDQPEFQQADLFFFDIRLPRMTGLELARELRKRGETRPFVLVSAWPSPTASELEAIQARFLPKPFDFPDVIQTIQELINGR; this is encoded by the coding sequence ATGAACAAAAGCCGCAGCCAAAACATTCATGTCGTTTATGTTGAAGACGAACCCAGCATCGCCCAACTATTGGTCAGCGGATTGGGACTCTTTGGTATCACTGTTCATCCGGTGTTTATGAGCGCGGAAGCCCTGCTGGAGAAGTATGACCAGCCGGAATTCCAGCAGGCAGACCTCTTTTTCTTCGACATTCGCCTGCCGCGCATGACCGGGTTGGAACTGGCGCGGGAACTGCGTAAACGGGGAGAGACACGGCCGTTTGTCCTGGTAAGCGCCTGGCCTTCGCCGACCGCCAGCGAACTGGAAGCCATTCAGGCCCGCTTTTTACCCAAGCCCTTCGATTTCCCGGATGTCATTCAGACCATTCAGGAACTCATCAACGGCCGTTAA
- a CDS encoding glycosyltransferase family 4 protein: MTAAQTVANRLAFIRVFPKAPVGDSVAHMLRTAFPEFEVDVLDVTALLKRRPDVMIMNGLALLRDYGRDILRGHRTVGEAFWGTSYLFTQTKRLIQQTLARRPGSYAFTFQLQSMIDAHTGGLPHFVYTDHTHLANLSYGRFNTHRLNSTAWLAQERRLYQEANLVFTRSSNISHSLIEQYGLPAEKVVCVYAGVNVPPQPVGDNGRYHQQHILFVGADWERKGGPDLVQAFQQVQKRLPQARLTIVGAAPELDAPNCRVLGQVPVADVSRYYQEASVFCLPTQLEPFGVAFIEAMAHRLPIVATAVGAIPDFVKEGYNGRLVAPNSVPELTAALHTLLDNPQMCETYGANGYQLFQDRYNWDRVGETIRQHVLASLPSSPSARK, encoded by the coding sequence TTGACTGCTGCGCAAACTGTAGCAAACCGGCTGGCGTTTATCAGAGTCTTTCCCAAAGCGCCAGTGGGCGACAGCGTGGCCCATATGCTGCGGACCGCTTTCCCCGAATTTGAGGTGGACGTATTGGACGTGACTGCCTTGTTAAAGCGCCGCCCCGATGTCATGATAATGAACGGACTGGCGCTGCTGCGTGATTACGGCCGTGATATTTTGCGCGGGCATCGTACTGTTGGCGAGGCGTTTTGGGGCACAAGCTACCTGTTTACCCAAACCAAACGCCTGATTCAGCAGACTTTGGCCCGGCGTCCAGGCTCTTATGCGTTTACGTTTCAACTGCAATCTATGATTGACGCCCATACAGGCGGGCTGCCTCATTTTGTGTATACGGATCACACCCACCTGGCAAATTTAAGTTACGGCCGTTTTAACACCCACCGCCTCAACTCCACAGCCTGGCTGGCGCAGGAGCGCCGCCTGTACCAGGAGGCCAACCTGGTCTTCACGCGCAGCAGCAACATTTCGCATTCATTGATAGAGCAATATGGGTTGCCGGCCGAAAAAGTGGTTTGTGTCTATGCCGGCGTCAATGTGCCGCCGCAGCCTGTGGGCGATAACGGCCGTTACCATCAGCAACATATCCTCTTTGTTGGCGCAGATTGGGAACGCAAAGGCGGGCCAGACCTGGTGCAGGCTTTCCAGCAGGTGCAAAAACGTTTGCCCCAGGCCCGCCTGACCATTGTCGGCGCAGCGCCGGAACTCGACGCGCCCAACTGCCGGGTGTTAGGCCAGGTTCCTGTCGCCGACGTGAGCCGTTATTATCAGGAAGCGTCTGTTTTTTGTCTGCCAACGCAGCTAGAGCCATTTGGCGTGGCGTTTATCGAGGCGATGGCCCACCGCCTGCCGATTGTGGCAACGGCCGTAGGCGCTATCCCCGATTTTGTGAAAGAAGGGTACAACGGCCGGCTGGTTGCCCCCAACAGTGTGCCTGAATTAACAGCCGCCCTGCACACCTTGCTGGATAATCCACAAATGTGCGAGACATATGGGGCCAATGGCTATCAATTATTTCAAGATCGTTACAATTGGGACCGCGTAGGCGAAACCATCCGGCAGCACGTGTTGGCGTCGCTGCCATCATCTCCGTCGGCAAGAAAGTGA
- a CDS encoding aminoacyl-tRNA deacylase, with amino-acid sequence MAKAKKEQSPLPKLVQYALGSVPYEVTTFPADMRDAEEIAARLDLPPDQLFKTLVVLRPGKGKPLLVIIPANRQLDLKKVATAVGEKKVTMATHAEAEAITRLQVGGISALALLNKGFEIYIDESAQTLAQIYVSGGQRGLDVKVGAADLMRITGARPISAT; translated from the coding sequence ATGGCAAAAGCAAAAAAAGAGCAATCGCCGTTACCCAAATTAGTCCAATACGCCCTGGGCAGCGTACCCTATGAAGTCACCACCTTTCCTGCCGACATGCGCGACGCCGAAGAAATCGCCGCCAGACTCGATCTGCCCCCCGACCAACTGTTCAAGACCCTGGTTGTCCTGCGCCCCGGCAAAGGCAAACCACTCCTGGTGATAATCCCTGCCAACCGGCAGCTAGACCTGAAAAAAGTGGCAACGGCCGTTGGCGAAAAAAAAGTAACCATGGCCACCCACGCCGAGGCAGAAGCCATCACCCGCCTCCAAGTAGGGGGCATCTCCGCCCTGGCCCTGCTAAACAAGGGATTTGAGATATACATAGACGAATCCGCCCAAACATTGGCCCAGATTTATGTCAGCGGTGGGCAGCGTGGCTTAGATGTAAAAGTGGGTGCAGCCGACCTGATGCGCATCACCGGCGCGCGCCCTATTTCGGCCACCTGA
- a CDS encoding S8 family serine peptidase → MTPMKVKRLQFLSLSLAIGICGALLFLLAPAFAQPSPPQPLAAHLTAVADKIDPTLQQELSATLPATNHRYIVHLAAAANLRSLENIPQAQERHAAIVQQLQETAVSTQAPLRQQLAQWQVDGVVATYQPLWIVNAIVVTGQAETIWQLAQDPAVASITADNQRPLIPQPTADVAGILSRVTAVTTTLTGQSWGIDRIQAPYVWHALGLDGAGATVGIMDSGVDWQHPALLPNYRGNQGGPVIHQGNWYDAATPTQTVPIDVLGHGTHVAGTAVGQNGIGVAPGAQWIAVNIAEPNGLIYDSAIHLGFQWLLAPNGSPSLAPDVINGSWGGPGWLTTFNSDIAALHAAGILTVFAAGNNGPAAGSLLSPGSLPGVLAVGASDRRDEATWFSSRGPSFMTNEVKPAITAPGAQILSALPGGSYGYANGTSMAAPHVTGAAALLLSANPGLSRTDLTRILTETAVPLSTTIPNLTSGWGLLNVYAAVSAHSPHGWLSGVVRASGAPLPGVVVTITTPAGAPLAFVTDSSGRYTAALRPGTYQLTTAPFGLHPASANNLVIQPGQTTSYDLDLLRPASGILALTAVDATNQAPIAASLTIHNTPISLRLNPGDVSSILLPAGSYLVELSQPGYRLTRAHVIITANQTRNVTARLPRGPRILLVDSGGWYYDSHADLYQQSLDNLNYSYDYRSIDNPYHPPTADDLAVYDTVIWSAPQDSPGYIAINDVITGYLGTGGSMLISGQNLGYFDGVGSLTEVWWSLRLQAQFVNKTAVTQTILGAPGTLYDGLSFSLNGGDSANNQFAVDASRPGATALTDEIFRYANGAAAGLQAEQCRAYNLAYLGFGLEGVSQQADRDAILARSFTFFQTAPSANGVRWLPAAIDDFSPPGAALVYPLTVQNLSETVTDTFSLSASGVPWQTALTEDQVTLGPCDTAVVTLTVTFPATLPKNGVYDWQVTAVSHNVPATQSSLPIHHKVPGDILLVDDDRWYDQETIYRAALTQAGFSFDEWNIGWDGERRGSPPQALLDAYPYVVWYTGYDWFQPISPAENSRLTAYLNQGGRLFLSSQDFLYYHRQTPLARDYLGVLAYQESITPTQVYRGHAALPPGAAGPLPLLFDNFRNNGDGLIANPTAEPFLWHDQGMAAGVAAQGLQTMAGDGQRPYRAIFWAVPLEKTPVEQHADLMNGIIGWLSDLGDSTFEVDRPVGAVGEPRTYTITLRNFAPNQTHQVTLTNTLPAGLALQPGSLTGGASYDSAARQIRWNGTLAGGASHVINYRAAPQGTAVPGLRVDNELEIAYARHDTPFHRVASVWLDAPDLRPSRLDAQVTTNGSTQIVTYNLTVVNAGLAATEAMTAVLRLPNSLIPISSTLAVEGGTASLAHRRVIWQGALAPGDSLTLTLTLTRRLSLSKPEWISAVATISDGLTEPITRGRVSHLPPYRYYFPVIVIRQ, encoded by the coding sequence ATGACGCCCATGAAGGTGAAGCGCCTGCAATTCCTCAGTCTGTCTTTAGCCATAGGTATTTGTGGTGCGCTGCTCTTTTTATTAGCGCCAGCCTTTGCCCAGCCCTCGCCGCCACAGCCCTTGGCTGCCCACCTCACGGCCGTTGCCGACAAAATAGACCCTACACTGCAACAAGAGCTATCGGCCACCCTTCCGGCGACCAATCACCGCTACATTGTTCACCTGGCCGCCGCCGCTAATTTACGCTCCCTGGAGAACATACCCCAGGCGCAAGAACGACACGCCGCCATTGTGCAGCAGTTACAAGAAACGGCCGTTTCCACCCAGGCCCCCCTCCGGCAGCAGCTCGCCCAATGGCAGGTTGATGGCGTCGTCGCCACATACCAACCCCTGTGGATTGTCAACGCCATCGTCGTCACCGGACAGGCAGAAACGATATGGCAGTTGGCCCAGGACCCGGCCGTCGCCTCTATTACCGCCGACAACCAACGGCCGCTCATCCCCCAACCCACCGCCGACGTGGCCGGGATTCTGAGCCGGGTAACGGCCGTTACCACCACCCTCACCGGCCAAAGCTGGGGCATAGATCGCATCCAGGCCCCTTACGTCTGGCACGCCCTGGGACTGGATGGCGCCGGCGCAACTGTCGGCATCATGGACAGCGGCGTAGATTGGCAGCACCCGGCGCTGCTGCCCAACTATCGCGGCAATCAGGGCGGGCCAGTTATCCACCAGGGCAACTGGTACGACGCCGCCACCCCCACCCAAACTGTGCCGATTGACGTTTTAGGCCACGGAACCCACGTCGCGGGCACGGCCGTCGGGCAGAATGGCATCGGCGTCGCCCCCGGCGCACAATGGATCGCCGTCAACATCGCCGAACCCAATGGGCTGATCTACGACAGCGCCATCCACCTCGGTTTTCAATGGCTGTTGGCTCCCAACGGCAGCCCCAGCCTGGCCCCAGACGTCATCAACGGCTCCTGGGGCGGCCCAGGCTGGCTGACTACATTCAATTCAGACATCGCCGCCTTGCACGCCGCCGGTATTCTGACGGTCTTTGCCGCCGGTAACAATGGCCCCGCAGCCGGCAGCTTGCTTTCGCCCGGCAGTCTGCCCGGCGTATTGGCCGTCGGCGCCAGCGACAGGCGCGACGAAGCAACCTGGTTCTCCTCGCGCGGCCCCTCATTCATGACCAACGAGGTGAAACCGGCCATCACCGCCCCCGGCGCGCAGATTTTGTCAGCGCTGCCCGGTGGGTCCTATGGCTACGCGAATGGCACTTCGATGGCCGCGCCCCACGTCACCGGGGCGGCGGCGCTGCTGCTTTCGGCCAACCCTGGCCTGTCGCGCACCGACCTGACCCGCATTCTGACGGAAACGGCCGTGCCCCTTTCAACCACCATTCCCAACCTGACCAGCGGCTGGGGCTTGCTGAACGTTTACGCGGCCGTCAGCGCCCACAGCCCACATGGTTGGCTCAGCGGCGTGGTGCGCGCCAGCGGCGCGCCGCTGCCCGGCGTTGTCGTCACCATCACCACTCCGGCCGGCGCGCCGCTGGCTTTTGTGACGGATAGCAGCGGCCGTTACACCGCCGCCCTGCGGCCCGGAACCTACCAATTAACCACCGCCCCCTTTGGCCTTCATCCGGCGTCGGCCAACAACCTCGTCATCCAGCCCGGCCAGACGACCAGTTATGATCTGGATTTGCTGCGGCCGGCGTCGGGTATACTGGCGCTGACGGCCGTAGACGCCACCAATCAGGCCCCCATCGCCGCCAGCCTGACCATCCACAATACGCCCATCAGCCTGCGCCTGAACCCCGGCGATGTCTCGTCTATTCTGCTGCCGGCGGGCAGCTATCTGGTGGAACTGAGCCAGCCTGGCTACCGACTGACCCGCGCTCATGTCATCATCACCGCCAACCAGACCCGGAATGTGACGGCGCGTCTGCCGCGCGGCCCACGCATCTTGCTGGTAGACAGCGGCGGCTGGTATTACGACAGCCACGCCGACTTATACCAGCAAAGCCTGGACAATCTCAACTACAGTTACGACTACCGGTCCATTGATAACCCATACCACCCGCCCACCGCCGACGATTTAGCCGTCTACGACACGGTTATCTGGTCCGCGCCGCAAGATTCGCCCGGCTACATCGCCATCAACGACGTGATTACCGGCTATCTGGGGACCGGCGGCAGTATGCTGATCAGCGGCCAAAACCTGGGCTATTTTGATGGCGTCGGCTCCTTGACGGAGGTGTGGTGGAGTTTGCGTTTGCAAGCCCAATTTGTGAACAAAACGGCCGTTACCCAAACCATCCTCGGCGCGCCCGGCACACTGTATGACGGCCTCAGTTTCAGCCTTAACGGCGGCGACAGCGCCAACAATCAGTTCGCGGTAGACGCTTCCCGCCCCGGGGCCACCGCCCTGACCGACGAGATTTTCCGTTACGCCAATGGCGCGGCCGCTGGCCTACAAGCGGAACAATGCCGCGCCTATAACCTGGCCTATCTCGGTTTTGGTCTCGAAGGCGTTTCGCAGCAGGCCGACCGGGATGCGATTTTGGCGCGCAGCTTTACGTTTTTCCAAACAGCGCCCAGCGCCAACGGCGTTCGTTGGCTGCCAGCCGCCATTGACGATTTCAGCCCGCCCGGCGCAGCGCTGGTCTACCCGCTGACGGTGCAAAATCTCAGCGAAACCGTCACCGATACCTTCTCCCTGAGCGCGTCGGGAGTGCCCTGGCAAACGGCACTCACCGAGGATCAGGTGACGCTGGGGCCGTGCGACACGGCCGTTGTCACTCTCACCGTCACCTTCCCGGCCACGCTGCCCAAAAACGGGGTGTACGATTGGCAGGTAACGGCCGTTTCCCACAACGTCCCCGCCACGCAGAGCAGTCTGCCCATCCACCACAAAGTCCCCGGCGACATCCTGCTGGTAGACGACGACCGCTGGTATGACCAGGAGACCATTTACCGCGCCGCCCTTACCCAGGCCGGCTTCAGCTTCGACGAATGGAACATCGGTTGGGACGGCGAACGGCGCGGCAGCCCACCGCAGGCGCTGCTGGACGCTTACCCATATGTGGTCTGGTACACCGGCTACGATTGGTTCCAACCCATCAGCCCGGCAGAAAACAGTCGGCTGACCGCCTATCTGAACCAGGGTGGGCGGCTCTTCCTTAGCAGCCAGGACTTTTTGTATTATCACCGGCAGACGCCTCTGGCGCGCGATTACCTGGGCGTATTGGCCTACCAGGAATCCATCACGCCGACCCAGGTGTATCGCGGCCACGCCGCCTTGCCGCCAGGCGCGGCCGGGCCGCTGCCGCTGCTTTTCGACAACTTCCGCAACAACGGCGATGGCCTGATCGCCAACCCTACGGCCGAGCCTTTCCTTTGGCATGATCAGGGTATGGCCGCCGGTGTGGCGGCCCAGGGTTTGCAGACAATGGCGGGTGATGGGCAACGGCCGTACCGCGCCATCTTTTGGGCTGTTCCCCTGGAGAAAACCCCGGTTGAACAACACGCCGACCTGATGAACGGCATCATCGGCTGGCTCAGCGATTTGGGCGACAGCACGTTCGAGGTGGATCGGCCGGTCGGCGCGGTCGGCGAACCGCGCACTTACACCATCACCCTGCGCAATTTTGCCCCCAACCAGACCCATCAGGTGACGCTGACCAACACGCTGCCAGCGGGATTGGCGTTGCAACCCGGCTCACTCACCGGCGGCGCCAGTTACGACAGCGCGGCGCGCCAGATTCGCTGGAACGGCACATTGGCCGGCGGCGCAAGCCACGTCATCAACTATCGGGCCGCGCCGCAAGGAACGGCCGTGCCCGGCCTGCGGGTGGACAATGAATTGGAGATTGCTTACGCCCGCCACGACACGCCATTTCACCGGGTGGCTTCGGTGTGGCTGGACGCGCCCGATTTACGTCCCTCGCGGTTGGATGCGCAGGTGACGACAAATGGCAGCACGCAGATTGTCACCTACAACCTCACCGTGGTGAATGCCGGTTTGGCCGCGACGGAAGCGATGACGGCCGTTCTCCGCCTGCCAAACTCGCTGATCCCCATCAGCAGCACCCTGGCGGTGGAGGGTGGCACAGCCAGCCTGGCCCACCGGCGCGTCATTTGGCAGGGCGCGCTTGCTCCCGGCGACAGTCTGACCCTGACCCTGACCCTGACCCGCAGGCTGAGCCTGTCTAAGCCGGAATGGATTTCGGCTGTCGCCACCATCAGCGATGGCCTGACCGAACCGATAACGCGCGGCCGTGTGAGCCATTTACCCCCTTATCGCTATTACTTCCCGGTTATTGTCATTCGTCAATAG